The genomic stretch TCTGAGCTACTCGGAGATCGGCAAGGACATCTCCTGCAACCTGGGCTCGATGAACATCGCCAAGGCGATGGACTCCCCGCACTTCGGGCAGACCATCGAGACCGCGATCCGCACCCTGACCGCCGTCTCGGACATGTCCTACATCAACTCGGTGCCCTCCATCGCCGAAGGCAACCGCCGCTCCCACGCGATCGGTCTGGGGCAGATGAACCTGCACGGCTACCTGGCGCGGGAACGCGTCCACTATGGGTCCGAAGAGGGCATCGACTTCACCAACATCTACTTCTACACGGTGCTCTTCCACGCGCTGCGCGCCTCGAACCAGCTCGCGATCGAGACCGGTCAGAGCTTCGACGGCTTCGAGAACTCGCAGTACGCCTCCGGTGAGTTCTTCGAGAAGTACACCGAGCAGGTCTGGGCACCGGCGACCGAGAAGGTCCGAGAGCTCTTCGCCCACGTGGACATCCCCTCCCAGGCCGATTGGCGTGAGCTCAAGGCTTCGGTCATGGCCCACGGGATCTACAACCAGAACCTGCAGGCCGTGCCGCCCACCGGCTCGATCTCTTACATCAACAACTCGACCTCCTCGATCCACCCGGTGGCCTCGAAGATCGAGATCCGCAAGGAGGGCAAGCTCGGGCGGGTCTACTACCCGGCGCCCTATCTCACCAACGACAACCTGGAGTACTACCAGGATGCCTATGAGATCGGGTACGAGAAGATCATCGACACCTACGCCGCTGCCACTCAGCACGTGGACCAGGGCCTGTCCCTGACGCTGTTCTTCAAGGACACCGCCAGCACCCGCGACATCAACAAGGCGCAGATCTACGCATGGCGCAAGGGCATCAAGACGCTCTACTACATCCGCCTGCGTCAGCTCGCGCTGGAAGGCACCGAGGTCGACGGCTGCGTCTCCTGCATGCTCTGACCCTCGGGCCCATCCGGGTCGTGATCACCACGGCCCGATCCGGAACCCCGCTTCTTCTAGAAAGAGACTCCTGACGTTGACATCATCTAAAGCGCTCCTCGAGCACGTCGAGGCGATCAACTGGAATCGCCTGGAAGACGAGAAGGACAGCGAAGTCTGGAACCGGCTGGTCAACAACTTCTGGCTGCCGGAGAAGGTGCCGCTGTCCAACGACGTCCAGTCCTGGGCCACGCTGACCGAGGAGGAGAAGACCCTCACCATGCGGGTCTTCACCGGACTCACCCTGCTGGACACCATCCAGGGCACCGTCGGTGCCGTCGCGCTGATCCCGCATGCCCTGACCCAGCACGAGGAGGCGGTGCTGACCAACATCTCCTTCATGGAGTCGGTCCACGCCAAGTCCTACTCGCAGATCTTCTCCACGCTGTGCTCCACCAAGGAGATCGACGAGGCGTTCCGCTGGTCCAAGGAGAACGTGAACCTGCAGCGCAAGGCGCAGATCGTCATGGACTACTACCACGGCGATGACGGACTGAAGAAGCGGGTGGCCTCGACCATCCTGGAGTCCTTCCTCTTCTACTCCGGTTTCTACCTGCCGATGCACTGGTCTTCGCGGGCAAAGCTGACCAACACCGCGGACATCATTCGACTGATCATCCGTGACGAGGCCGTGCACGGGTACTACATCGGGTACAAGTACCAGCGGGCCCTGGAGCAGGAGAGCCCGGAGCGTCAGCAGGAGCTCAAGGACTACACCTACGAGCTGATGTACGAGCTCTACGAGAACGAGCTGCAGTACACCCACGACCTTTACGACGGCGTGGGCCTGAGCGAGGACGTCAAGAAGTTCCTGCACTACAACGCCAACAAGGCCCTGATGAACCTGGGCTACGAGGCGATGTTCCCCAAGGAGATCAGCGAGGTGAACCCCGCGATCCTCTCCGCGCTGAGCCCCAACGCCGACGAGAACCACGACTTCTTCTCCGGCTCCGGGTCCTCCTATGTGATCGGCAAGGCCGAGGAGACCGAGGACGACGACTGGGACTTCTGATCCACTCGTGCACCTACCCATGACAGACACAGGGCCGCTCCAGGTCTATCGGCAGAGCGCCAGCCACGGCGCCGAGGCCGATCTGGAGCTGGCCCTGTCTCTGTTGCGACGCACGCGCGCCACGAGTCGAACCCGGGACGATCAGGGGCCGGCTGACCGTGGGATCCCGCCGCTGCTGCGGCTCTACCGGCCGGAACCCACAGTGGCCTTCGGGCAGCGGGACGAGCGGCTTCCCGGTTTCGACGACGCCGCCCAGGTCTGCCGGGACGAAGGTTTCACACCGCTGGTGCGTCGCGCCGGGGGCCGCGCGGCGGCTTATCACCAGGGTTCACTGGTCATCGACCACATCGAGCCGGACCCCGATCCGATCCGGCACTCTCAGAGAAGGTTCACCGAGTTCGGCGAGCTGCTGCGCGAAGCGCTGGAGATCGCAGGCGTCACAGCCCGTCTGGGACCGATCCCGGGGGAGTACTGCCCGGGCGATCATTCGGTCCACGGAATCTCACGGGAGCAACCGGATCTCAGGATCAAGCTCATCGGAACCGCCCAGCGAGTGATCAGCTCCGGCTGGTTGTTCTCTTCCTCGATCATTGTCGAGGACGGAGCCCCGATACGAAGGGTGCTCTCCGGCGCCTACGCGGCGCTCGGGATCCCCTGGGACCCACTCACCGCCGGTGCGATCACCGACCTCGGGGTGCAAACCACTGTGGAGCAGATCGAGGCGGCGGTGCTTGAGGTCTATCGCCGACGCTTCACGCTGGAAGAGATCGACGAGCCCTCGCCGATCCCTTCCAGCGCCGCTGCACACGGCTGAGCAGCGTGTGCCGCTGATCAATCGCCGCCACTGCTCAATTGCTGCAGCCGCTCAGTGGCTGCACCGGATCAGTGGCTGCAACTGATCAGTTCAGCGGATGATCACTCGCCGCGGTCGATCCAATCCTGCAGCTGCGGAGACTCGGTCCCGATCGTGGTTGAGGGGCCGTGTCCGGTGTTGACCAGAGTCTCAGCCGGAAGCTGCTGGAACAGCCGAGTCCGGATCGACTCGATGATGGTCTCGAAGCTGGAGTAGGACCGGCCCGTCGCGCCGGGGCCTCCGGAGAACAGGGTGTCTCCGGAGAACAGCACCGGCTGGGTGGTCCCATCCGGTCCGGTCAGCGACTCGGAGTAGAAGCAGGTGGACCCGGGGGAGTGGCCGGGGGTGTGGATAGCCACCAGGGTGGCGTCTCCCACGGTGAACACGTCGCCGTCGCTGATGTGCACATCCGGCACGGTGCCCTCATGCACCGCGTCCCAGAGCATCTGATCCTCCGGGTTCAGATGGATCCTGCCGCCGAGGCGCTTCTGCACCTCCAGGGCCTGACTGATGTGGTCGTCGTGCCCGTGGGTGAGCAGGATCGCGCTCACGGCGCGCTCTCCCACGGCATTGGCCACGGCGTCGGCGTCGTGCGCCGGGTCGATGATGATCACCTCGTGCTCATCGCCGATGATCCAGATGTTGTTGTCCACATCCCAGGTTCCGCCGTCGAGGGAGAACGTTCCGGAGGTGACGAGATTCTCAAAGCTGGTGCTCATGGGGTTCCTCAATTCTGCGTGGAGGACTGCAGCTCGACCACCGAGCGCAGCACCTCGCCGCGGTTCATCGTGTCGAAGGCTTCCTGGACCTGGTCGAGAGACACCCGTTCGGTGACGAAGGCGTCGAGGTCGAGATTGCCGTTGCGGTAGTGGCTGACCAGCATCGGGAAGTCTCGGGAGGGCAGGCAGTCGCCGTACCAGGAGGACTTCAGCGAGCCGCCGCGGCCGAAGACGTCAGCCAGTGGCAGCTCCAAGGTGTGGGAGGGGTCAGGGACCCCGACCAGCACCACGCGTCCGGCGAGATCGCGGGCGTAGAACGCCTGCTTATAGGTCTCGGGGCGGCCCACGGCGTCGATGACCAGATCAGCGCCGAATCCGCCGGTCAGCTCGCGGATGCTCTCCACGGCGTCGGACTCCTTGGAGTTGATCGTGTGGGTGGCGCCGAGCTCGGAGGCCTTGGTGAGCTTCCGCTCATCCAGGTCCACGGCGATGATTGTGGTGGCTCCGGCCAGCTTCGCACCGAGCACGGCTGCGGTGCCCACCCCGCCGGCGCCGATCACGGCCACGGACTCGCCGCGCTTGACCTCTCCGGTGTTGATCGCAGCACCGATGCCGGCCATGATTCCGCAGCCCAGCAGACCCACCGCAGCATTGGACTCGGCCGGGACATCTTCGATGAGGGTGCACTGTCCGGCGGCCACCAGGGTCTTCTCGGCGAAGGCTCCGATGCCCAGCGCCGCTTCAAGAGGCGTGCCGTCGGTGAGGGTCATCTGCTGCTGCGCATTGTGGGTGTCGAAGCAGTACTTCGGCTCGCCCTTGCGGCAGGCGCGGCATTCCCCGCAGACCGCACGCCAGTTCAAGATCACGGTGTCCCCGACCTTGACGTTGGTCACGCCCTCGCCGATCTCCGAGACCCGCCCGGTGGCCTCGTGGCCGAGCAGGTAGGGGAAGTTGTCTCCCACCTCACCCTGTTGGTAATGCTGGTCGGTCTGGCACACGCCGCAGGTCAGGACATCGACCACCACCTCGCCGGCGATCGGGTCCGGGACGATGATCTGCTCCAGGACGGCGGGACCGTCCTTCTCTTTGACGACGACGGCATTCACGGTCTGGGGCATTGCCAGCTCCTCAATATCTGCAGGTCACACGTTCGGCGCGGGTCCCGCGCCGGTTTCCACGATATCTCAGCGGTGAGCGCTGAACCTCAGCCGGTGAAGGCCTGGGGGAACTGGAGGATGATGCTGCCCACCACCACCAGGTAGATCAGGACGATCGCCACCCACCACCAGTCGGCGGAGAACTTCTGCAGCCCGGGACCCACCGGAAGCGCGCCGGTGGCGATGTTGCGCGCAGTCACGATCACGAACATCGGGATGACCGCCGCCCAGACCACCATGCAGTAGGGGCAGAGGGCGCCGATCACGAACACCGCCTGGGACCACAGCCAGATGCAGAAACCGAGTGCGAAGGTCACTCCGGCCTGCAGACCGAGCCAGTACCAGCGGGGCAGCGGGACCCGGCCGAGGATGGTCACCGCCACCAGGATGGCCAGCGGGAATCCCACGACGCCGAGGAAGATGTTCGGGAATCCGAAGCTCGAAGCCTGCCAGGAGTCCATGACCAGGCCACAGGAGACCCAGGGATTGATATCGCAGGCGGTGGTGTAGTCCGCATCACGCCAGAGCTGGATCCGCTCGTACATCAACAGCCCGCTGGCCACCGCCGCCACGATCGAGGTCAGCAGCAGCCAGACCCCTACCGATCGCGTGGAGGCGACGCGCGGGCGAATCAGCTGATCAGTTCGGTGTGGGGCCATGCGGGGATTCTACGCAAGATATCTGGAGCGGTATGCGATACTGAGTCACATCGGCGCGCGGACCACACCCGCAGACCGAGAAGGCTTGTATGGCATCACCCCAGCCGCAGAGAACCCGCTGTGAGATACCGTCACTGCGGAGGCGAGGGAGCGATGAACAGCCACTGGAAGGCCGCGCAGAGCGCGCTCCGTGAGAATCGGAGCAGCGCCCGGAAAGCCAGTGGAGCTGGGCACAATAGGTTTGAGACAACATCAATATGTGGAATGAGCAGGTCGCACCCTTTGTGAGAGCCAGGGTCAACGCGACCGGCTGAATCCACCTAAGCAGAGCCGCAGATGCGGTGAGTGTGGCACCGTGGGAGCGGTCAGGAGCAACTCCATAATGTCCCACCCCGAGACCCCCGCAGACGACACCGCGGGCAACAACGACATCTTCAATCCGTTCAGTGCACCACAGCCGCC from Nesterenkonia sandarakina encodes the following:
- a CDS encoding lipoate--protein ligase family protein — encoded protein: MTDTGPLQVYRQSASHGAEADLELALSLLRRTRATSRTRDDQGPADRGIPPLLRLYRPEPTVAFGQRDERLPGFDDAAQVCRDEGFTPLVRRAGGRAAAYHQGSLVIDHIEPDPDPIRHSQRRFTEFGELLREALEIAGVTARLGPIPGEYCPGDHSVHGISREQPDLRIKLIGTAQRVISSGWLFSSSIIVEDGAPIRRVLSGAYAALGIPWDPLTAGAITDLGVQTTVEQIEAAVLEVYRRRFTLEEIDEPSPIPSSAAAHG
- the nrdF gene encoding class 1b ribonucleoside-diphosphate reductase subunit beta encodes the protein MTSSKALLEHVEAINWNRLEDEKDSEVWNRLVNNFWLPEKVPLSNDVQSWATLTEEEKTLTMRVFTGLTLLDTIQGTVGAVALIPHALTQHEEAVLTNISFMESVHAKSYSQIFSTLCSTKEIDEAFRWSKENVNLQRKAQIVMDYYHGDDGLKKRVASTILESFLFYSGFYLPMHWSSRAKLTNTADIIRLIIRDEAVHGYYIGYKYQRALEQESPERQQELKDYTYELMYELYENELQYTHDLYDGVGLSEDVKKFLHYNANKALMNLGYEAMFPKEISEVNPAILSALSPNADENHDFFSGSGSSYVIGKAEETEDDDWDF
- a CDS encoding MBL fold metallo-hydrolase, which encodes MSTSFENLVTSGTFSLDGGTWDVDNNIWIIGDEHEVIIIDPAHDADAVANAVGERAVSAILLTHGHDDHISQALEVQKRLGGRIHLNPEDQMLWDAVHEGTVPDVHISDGDVFTVGDATLVAIHTPGHSPGSTCFYSESLTGPDGTTQPVLFSGDTLFSGGPGATGRSYSSFETIIESIRTRLFQQLPAETLVNTGHGPSTTIGTESPQLQDWIDRGE
- a CDS encoding vitamin K epoxide reductase family protein, producing MAPHRTDQLIRPRVASTRSVGVWLLLTSIVAAVASGLLMYERIQLWRDADYTTACDINPWVSCGLVMDSWQASSFGFPNIFLGVVGFPLAILVAVTILGRVPLPRWYWLGLQAGVTFALGFCIWLWSQAVFVIGALCPYCMVVWAAVIPMFVIVTARNIATGALPVGPGLQKFSADWWWVAIVLIYLVVVGSIILQFPQAFTG
- a CDS encoding S-(hydroxymethyl)mycothiol dehydrogenase; the protein is MPQTVNAVVVKEKDGPAVLEQIIVPDPIAGEVVVDVLTCGVCQTDQHYQQGEVGDNFPYLLGHEATGRVSEIGEGVTNVKVGDTVILNWRAVCGECRACRKGEPKYCFDTHNAQQQMTLTDGTPLEAALGIGAFAEKTLVAAGQCTLIEDVPAESNAAVGLLGCGIMAGIGAAINTGEVKRGESVAVIGAGGVGTAAVLGAKLAGATTIIAVDLDERKLTKASELGATHTINSKESDAVESIRELTGGFGADLVIDAVGRPETYKQAFYARDLAGRVVLVGVPDPSHTLELPLADVFGRGGSLKSSWYGDCLPSRDFPMLVSHYRNGNLDLDAFVTERVSLDQVQEAFDTMNRGEVLRSVVELQSSTQN